The following proteins are encoded in a genomic region of Acidobacteriota bacterium:
- a CDS encoding DUF1349 domain-containing protein, translating to MNRLLFVFVALSFVFGCRWFSGPAKNVEEANNANVPAVTPEPMPAAATPVPTATPSEGMPKGVVVDKVMPVKFEGGKFAAGWRWIDPDGEFSPTKYEFKDNRLTMTIPTTKDLYGGNRTAPRLVKAVTGDFQVEVRVNFVPTRDYQGAGLLIYLDGDNYIRLERAFGGIGGGGSGIRLDARRKDKYEPLTTPIEIPTITTNVNLKITRRLNMFSAFWREDESSEWRLIEDIETEFGDTVLAGIVACNTSEETEAEFQQIKLSPQPLQKPY from the coding sequence ATGAACAGGCTTTTGTTTGTTTTTGTCGCTCTGTCTTTTGTGTTCGGCTGCCGTTGGTTCTCGGGTCCGGCGAAAAACGTTGAGGAGGCGAACAACGCCAACGTTCCCGCCGTCACGCCTGAGCCGATGCCGGCTGCGGCGACGCCCGTTCCTACTGCGACACCTTCTGAAGGTATGCCGAAAGGCGTGGTTGTCGACAAGGTGATGCCGGTGAAATTCGAGGGCGGCAAGTTCGCGGCCGGCTGGCGTTGGATCGACCCGGACGGCGAGTTTAGCCCGACGAAGTACGAATTCAAAGACAACCGCCTGACGATGACGATCCCGACGACCAAAGACCTCTACGGCGGCAACCGCACTGCCCCGCGTTTGGTAAAGGCCGTGACCGGCGATTTTCAGGTCGAGGTCCGCGTCAATTTTGTGCCGACCCGCGACTATCAGGGTGCGGGGCTGCTGATCTATCTCGACGGTGATAACTATATTCGGCTCGAACGAGCCTTCGGCGGGATCGGCGGCGGAGGCAGCGGCATCCGCCTCGACGCCCGCCGCAAGGACAAGTACGAACCGCTCACGACACCGATCGAGATACCTACGATCACGACCAACGTCAACCTAAAGATCACACGCCGCCTCAACATGTTCTCCGCCTTCTGGCGCGAAGACGAAAGCTCCGAATGGCGGCTGATCGAAGACATCGAAACCGAATTCGGCGACACCGTTCTCGCGGGAATAGTCGCATGTAACACCTCCGAAGAGACTGAGGCAGAGTTCCAGCAGATCAAGCTGTCGCCCCAACCGCTCCAAAAGCCATATTGA
- a CDS encoding GlsB/YeaQ/YmgE family stress response membrane protein — MFDIIGQLIGGLIVGIIGRLVVPGKEALPDGALGWLLTAVLGIAGAFVGGFIARSLWAGESYAAGWIMSILGAVLLLLLVRMLFGKKD, encoded by the coding sequence ATGTTTGATATCATTGGACAGCTTATCGGTGGATTGATTGTGGGTATTATTGGCAGGCTTGTCGTGCCCGGAAAGGAAGCTCTGCCCGACGGGGCTCTTGGTTGGCTTTTGACCGCGGTTCTCGGTATAGCAGGTGCGTTTGTAGGCGGATTTATCGCCAGGTCGCTGTGGGCGGGCGAAAGTTATGCTGCCGGTTGGATCATGTCGATCCTTGGGGCGGTCTTGCTCTTGCTGCTTGTTAGGATGTTGTTCGGTAAGAAAGATTAA
- a CDS encoding threonine/serine dehydratase codes for MDISDIRSAAERIKPYVRRTHLEYSNSISRRLGVHTSVKFELFQKTGAFKARGAFNKILTMSDEERAKGVVAVSGGNHAQAVAYSSNVLGVDAVILMPANTPQVYVDATRGYGATVELQPNIAAAFDRIKDYEAEGRVFVHPFDDEVIIAGQGTVGLEILEDAPETTDIILSIGGGGLAGGVAVAAKSLNPDIRMWAVETEGADAMSRAVAAGKVVEMDAITSIAKTLGAPYVSDLTLSMVQKYYESVTVVTDAEAVEAMVFIAERLKVITEPAAAVTLVAAEKLRDNFNADSRVVLILCGGNTGVSDLCGFLQLL; via the coding sequence ATGGACATCAGCGACATCAGATCGGCAGCGGAGCGGATAAAGCCTTACGTCCGGCGGACACACCTCGAATACAGCAACAGTATAAGTCGGCGGCTCGGGGTGCATACTTCGGTAAAATTCGAGCTCTTCCAGAAGACAGGTGCATTCAAGGCTCGCGGGGCGTTTAATAAAATTCTGACCATGTCGGACGAGGAGCGTGCCAAGGGCGTGGTCGCGGTGAGCGGGGGCAATCATGCGCAGGCCGTTGCGTATTCGTCGAACGTCCTGGGCGTTGACGCGGTGATCCTGATGCCTGCAAATACGCCGCAGGTCTATGTAGATGCGACGCGGGGATATGGTGCGACGGTCGAACTTCAGCCCAACATCGCGGCCGCGTTCGACAGAATAAAGGACTACGAGGCCGAAGGCCGTGTCTTTGTGCATCCGTTTGACGACGAAGTGATCATCGCGGGGCAGGGAACGGTGGGTCTGGAGATCCTTGAGGACGCACCGGAGACCACGGACATCATTCTGAGCATCGGCGGAGGTGGTTTGGCGGGCGGAGTTGCTGTGGCGGCAAAGTCGCTCAACCCTGATATCCGTATGTGGGCAGTGGAGACGGAAGGTGCTGATGCGATGTCGCGAGCCGTTGCGGCCGGTAAAGTAGTCGAGATGGATGCGATCACGTCCATTGCAAAGACGCTGGGAGCCCCTTATGTATCAGATCTGACGCTGTCGATGGTGCAGAAATACTACGAATCGGTCACGGTCGTCACTGACGCCGAAGCGGTCGAGGCCATGGTCTTCATCGCGGAGCGGCTCAAGGTAATTACCGAACCCGCGGCGGCCGTAACGCTCGTCGCGGCAGAGAAACTGCGTGACAACTTCAACGCCGACAGCCGCGTCGTCCTCATCCTCTGCGGCGGCAATACGGGCGTGAGCGACCTTTGCGGGTTTTTGCAGTTGCTCTAA
- a CDS encoding sigma 54-interacting transcriptional regulator, translating to MKLDHIDLIATAAGAFADGSGLRDGAGVVTKTVMRALSADVAFIVRQRVDDGVADLVAAEGVGVADFRRLESRIAKSSLWRMFELSKPLAIDDVGADRALDFLAFGTQTRFLVAVPVSVKGKTVGMVAAGFRGGTRVEENRVVRVLGAFAPVIAQAMFVERMLDAANRKLAEENLHLKQELRQKYDLSQLIGNSGAMRTALDQVTQIARSNSTVLLRGEHGTGKELIAGSIHYNSLRSKRSFVKLNCSDVPDALIESEIFGSDKKGRFELADGGTLYLDEVGGLPLHLQSKVLRAVQERKFVRTDSGEDVSVNIRLIASSSQDLADAVRVGTFDGELLDHLAGFTIYLPPLRERKADILLLAEHFLEKYEIEHNKNVKRISTPAIDMLTAYHYPGNVRELENVIERSVLVCDSNVIHGHHLPPTLQTAEVSGTETRVTLASAVEAFERDLIIDTLKSTRGNVAKAAKMLDSTERILGYKIVKYEIDRKRFRR from the coding sequence GTGAAACTAGACCACATCGATCTCATCGCGACGGCGGCCGGTGCTTTTGCGGACGGCAGCGGGCTTCGCGATGGAGCAGGCGTCGTGACGAAGACAGTAATGCGTGCATTGTCGGCTGACGTCGCGTTCATCGTCCGGCAGCGTGTCGACGACGGTGTCGCCGACCTCGTCGCGGCCGAAGGCGTCGGCGTTGCCGATTTTCGCCGCCTCGAATCGCGCATTGCAAAGAGCAGCCTTTGGCGTATGTTCGAACTCTCAAAACCTCTCGCCATCGATGACGTCGGAGCCGACCGGGCACTCGATTTCCTGGCATTTGGCACCCAAACCCGCTTCCTCGTGGCTGTCCCCGTATCAGTAAAAGGCAAGACCGTCGGCATGGTTGCGGCGGGCTTTCGAGGCGGAACACGCGTTGAGGAGAACCGAGTGGTCAGAGTGCTCGGTGCATTTGCCCCTGTCATCGCGCAGGCGATGTTCGTCGAGCGGATGTTGGACGCCGCCAATCGTAAACTCGCCGAGGAGAATCTTCACCTAAAGCAGGAGCTCAGGCAAAAGTATGACCTGTCGCAGCTCATCGGCAACTCCGGGGCGATGCGTACGGCCCTCGATCAAGTGACGCAGATCGCACGATCAAACTCGACCGTGCTTCTCCGCGGAGAGCATGGGACCGGCAAGGAACTGATCGCCGGCTCCATTCATTACAACAGCCTGCGTTCGAAACGCTCGTTCGTAAAGCTAAACTGCTCCGATGTGCCCGACGCGTTGATCGAAAGCGAGATCTTCGGATCGGATAAGAAGGGCCGATTTGAACTTGCCGACGGCGGAACGCTTTATCTTGACGAAGTAGGCGGTCTGCCGCTCCATCTCCAGTCCAAGGTGCTCCGTGCGGTGCAGGAACGCAAATTCGTACGCACGGACAGCGGCGAAGATGTTTCCGTCAACATCCGTCTTATCGCATCGTCTAGTCAGGATCTGGCTGATGCGGTTCGCGTGGGCACGTTTGACGGTGAACTGTTAGATCATCTGGCCGGCTTTACGATCTATCTGCCGCCGCTACGCGAAAGGAAGGCCGACATTCTGCTGCTTGCCGAGCATTTCCTCGAAAAGTACGAGATTGAACACAATAAGAACGTCAAGCGTATTTCGACGCCCGCGATCGACATGCTCACTGCCTATCATTATCCCGGCAACGTGCGTGAGCTCGAAAATGTCATCGAACGGTCGGTGCTGGTCTGCGATTCGAACGTTATTCACGGCCATCACCTCCCGCCGACGCTGCAAACCGCTGAGGTCAGCGGTACGGAAACTCGCGTGACCCTGGCCAGTGCAGTCGAAGCGTTCGAACGGGACCTGATCATCGACACGCTCAAATCGACACGGGGCAACGTCGCTAAGGCCGCGAAAATGCTCGATTCGACCGAACGCATTCTCGGCTATAAGATAGTAAAATACGAGATCGATCGAAAGCGTTTCCGCCGATGA
- a CDS encoding RluA family pseudouridine synthase, which produces MRLEDFLLGQFHSLSKMYLRAVVKAEQCEVNGRWENRGYKLRPNDFVEITVDHTRGTAMQPQKIELDILFEDDELLIINKPEDMLMHPSHRDNSGTLLNALAFYLNQSEPPASAGGVSVDLIGSHTPPAYAGGSDKNDMIRPGLPHRLDRLTSGLVVVTKTARAHRIISGHFLKKRVEKLYLALVDGVVEHDSGTIDAPIGRFADIKLWGVKDDGKRAVTNYKVRERYEKTTLLELEPVTGRTNQLRIHAAHIGYPIVGDVQRAGSKYRRLCLHAYRLAFPHPTTREMMRFEKDVIF; this is translated from the coding sequence ATGCGGCTCGAAGACTTTCTGCTGGGGCAATTTCATTCGCTCAGCAAGATGTATCTTCGCGCGGTCGTGAAGGCCGAACAGTGCGAGGTGAACGGCCGTTGGGAGAACCGCGGCTACAAACTGCGCCCGAACGATTTTGTTGAGATCACGGTAGACCACACACGCGGGACGGCAATGCAGCCGCAGAAGATCGAGCTCGACATATTATTCGAGGACGACGAACTGCTAATAATCAACAAGCCCGAAGACATGCTCATGCATCCCTCGCATCGTGACAACAGCGGTACGCTGCTGAATGCGCTGGCGTTTTACTTGAACCAGTCAGAACCGCCTGCGTCAGCGGGTGGCGTGTCGGTCGACTTAATCGGCTCGCACACGCCGCCCGCTTACGCAGGCGGTTCTGACAAGAACGACATGATCCGTCCAGGCCTTCCGCACAGGCTTGACCGGCTTACTTCGGGGCTTGTAGTCGTTACGAAGACGGCGAGGGCTCATCGGATTATTTCGGGGCATTTTCTGAAGAAGCGGGTAGAGAAACTTTACCTTGCGTTGGTCGACGGAGTGGTCGAGCACGACAGCGGAACGATCGACGCACCGATCGGGCGGTTTGCGGACATAAAGCTCTGGGGCGTAAAGGACGACGGGAAGAGAGCCGTGACCAATTACAAGGTTCGTGAGCGTTACGAAAAAACAACGCTGCTCGAACTCGAGCCCGTCACAGGCCGTACGAACCAACTCCGCATCCACGCTGCCCATATTGGGTATCCTATTGTTGGTGATGTGCAGCGTGCCGGCTCGAAGTACCGCCGTCTATGTTTGCATGCCTACCGCCTGGCGTTCCCGCATCCGACGACGCGGGAGATGATGCGGTTCGAGAAGGACGTTATATTCTGA
- a CDS encoding matrixin family metalloprotease: protein MVLFKQVLAVVFVLLAGIALSANAQVSSRGYAVTGAGWQWPASTDGIAYIPVCWENPNGWNAETAVVKNKITSTWQAAANINFYGWQQCVAASKGIRILITDTRSNSGIGRYMDGSRNGMELNFTFKNFSPSCQAANRRMACIASVAVHEFGHALGLMHEQDRADSTCKTEARKSGGLLLTVYDPDSVMNYCNPRWNNDGALSALDIVGIQKLYGARKSTAPGRITITDELNIAAGQRAENIIMHFGSNNVRRDFVVNTKTPVAKQSYTFNGPGKYCYKLWSNTLYADNKYYEGYGEGCWTLEAGKNYAVSVRFKKGTRGKAFDIVLQ from the coding sequence ATGGTCTTGTTTAAGCAGGTTTTGGCAGTGGTGTTTGTGCTGCTCGCGGGCATTGCTTTGTCCGCAAACGCACAGGTTTCGAGCAGGGGCTATGCCGTTACAGGTGCGGGCTGGCAGTGGCCGGCCTCGACTGACGGCATTGCTTACATTCCTGTCTGTTGGGAAAATCCAAATGGCTGGAACGCCGAAACGGCGGTCGTCAAGAATAAGATAACGAGCACCTGGCAAGCCGCGGCAAACATCAATTTTTACGGCTGGCAGCAATGCGTCGCTGCGAGCAAAGGCATCCGCATCCTGATCACCGATACGCGCTCGAATTCGGGCATCGGCCGTTACATGGATGGCTCGCGGAACGGCATGGAGCTGAACTTTACGTTCAAGAACTTCTCGCCCAGTTGCCAGGCTGCCAATCGGCGCATGGCGTGTATTGCGAGCGTCGCGGTGCACGAGTTTGGCCATGCTCTCGGGCTGATGCACGAACAGGATCGTGCCGATTCGACTTGTAAGACCGAGGCTCGCAAATCGGGCGGCCTGCTCCTCACCGTGTACGACCCCGACAGCGTGATGAATTACTGCAACCCGCGTTGGAACAACGACGGTGCTCTCTCCGCTCTCGATATCGTCGGCATCCAAAAGCTATACGGCGCACGCAAGAGCACCGCCCCCGGCAGGATCACGATCACCGATGAACTGAACATTGCCGCTGGGCAACGTGCCGAGAACATTATTATGCACTTCGGCTCGAACAACGTCAGGCGCGACTTCGTCGTCAATACCAAGACTCCCGTCGCGAAACAGTCTTACACCTTTAACGGGCCCGGAAAGTACTGCTATAAACTCTGGTCGAATACGCTCTATGCCGATAACAAGTATTACGAAGGCTACGGCGAAGGCTGCTGGACCCTCGAAGCCGGCAAAAACTACGCCGTCAGCGTCCGTTTTAAGAAAGGCACACGCGGAAAAGCGTTCGACATAGTCCTGCAGTAA
- a CDS encoding TerC family protein produces the protein MEFLSDPQVWIAFATLTVLELVLGIDNVIFISILSGKLPKEQQAKARYIGLALALIMRVILLFSLSWVIGLVAPLFTIWGQTFSGKDLVLLIGGLFLIAKSTHEIHGSLEGEVGHESKKVYAGFASVILQIVVLDIVFSLDSVITAVGMISDQYGPYGIWIMITAVVISIAAMMAFAGSIGAFVQKHPTIKMLALSFLLLIGVMLVAEGFHHKIPKGYIYFAMAFSVIVEILNMRLRKKAEPVHLHNPFTDDDEKKAVGA, from the coding sequence ATGGAATTCCTTTCAGATCCGCAAGTATGGATCGCTTTTGCGACTTTAACGGTACTTGAGCTCGTACTGGGCATCGACAACGTTATTTTCATCTCGATCTTGTCCGGCAAACTGCCGAAAGAGCAGCAGGCAAAGGCCCGCTATATCGGATTGGCTCTCGCGCTGATAATGAGGGTCATTTTACTCTTCTCGCTTTCGTGGGTGATCGGCCTCGTTGCTCCGCTATTCACGATCTGGGGGCAAACCTTTTCCGGAAAGGACCTCGTTCTGCTGATCGGCGGGCTGTTCCTGATCGCCAAATCGACCCACGAGATCCACGGCTCGCTTGAGGGCGAGGTTGGCCACGAATCTAAAAAGGTCTATGCGGGTTTTGCCAGTGTTATCCTGCAGATCGTGGTTCTCGACATTGTTTTCTCGCTTGATTCGGTCATAACTGCGGTCGGTATGATCAGCGACCAATACGGCCCATACGGTATTTGGATCATGATCACGGCGGTGGTCATCTCGATAGCCGCGATGATGGCCTTTGCTGGCTCGATCGGTGCCTTTGTACAAAAACATCCGACCATCAAGATGCTCGCACTGTCGTTCCTGCTGCTGATCGGCGTAATGCTTGTCGCAGAGGGCTTCCATCACAAGATCCCGAAGGGCTACATCTATTTCGCGATGGCCTTCTCGGTTATCGTTGAGATCCTGAATATGCGACTCCGTAAGAAAGCGGAACCGGTCCACCTGCACAATCCGTTTACTGACGACGACGAAAAAAAGGCGGTCGGAGCATAA
- a CDS encoding SGNH/GDSL hydrolase family protein, whose product MAEAVLRIAGYSSPEFYTAHETRGYSLIPNMHGQYRKEGRSFVEINSAGFRDVEHTIAKAPGVTRIAIIGDSYVEALQVERDESFVQFMQAEIEKCGFGQQFEVLRFGVSGYGTAQQLLMLREDVLKYSPDAVILLMTTNNDISDNARVFKKVPIPYFEYREGMLVLDESFRTERAFLVRNSNLSRLGIWLKNSLRVVQAIGEAQTSIKYKYRQWKDSTTSSAGNTSVGPAPSPPVAEVGVDYQVYREPTDANWQNAWRVTEGILDLMNNEVRSANAKFVVVTGSNGGQVLPNVQERDRLASMLGINDLLYPDRRIAEFCRSKEIPVIALATALGDYTRRVQADIHGIEGNIGYGHWNKLGHQVAGTELGRRMCELR is encoded by the coding sequence GTGGCTGAAGCAGTCTTGCGAATTGCCGGATATTCGTCACCCGAATTCTACACAGCCCATGAAACACGCGGCTATTCGCTGATCCCGAACATGCACGGCCAGTATCGTAAGGAAGGCCGGAGCTTCGTCGAGATAAACAGCGCCGGGTTTCGTGATGTCGAACACACTATCGCAAAAGCCCCGGGTGTTACGCGGATCGCAATTATCGGAGACTCTTACGTTGAGGCATTACAGGTAGAGAGAGATGAATCGTTCGTGCAGTTTATGCAAGCCGAAATCGAAAAATGCGGCTTTGGCCAACAGTTCGAGGTGCTGCGATTCGGCGTTTCCGGCTACGGCACGGCGCAGCAGCTACTGATGCTCAGGGAAGATGTTCTCAAATACTCGCCCGACGCAGTTATACTTTTGATGACGACCAATAACGACATCTCAGACAACGCCCGCGTGTTTAAGAAGGTCCCGATACCATATTTTGAATACCGTGAGGGCATGCTTGTTCTGGACGAGAGTTTTCGAACCGAGCGGGCATTTTTGGTGCGAAACTCGAACCTCAGCCGTCTCGGCATCTGGCTCAAGAATAGCCTCCGTGTTGTCCAAGCAATAGGCGAAGCTCAAACCTCGATCAAATACAAATACCGGCAATGGAAGGACTCAACGACATCTTCCGCCGGCAATACTTCGGTCGGACCAGCACCATCACCGCCGGTAGCAGAAGTTGGCGTAGACTATCAAGTGTATCGCGAGCCGACCGATGCAAATTGGCAGAATGCGTGGCGTGTTACCGAGGGTATCCTCGATCTGATGAATAACGAAGTTCGTTCAGCGAATGCCAAATTCGTTGTCGTTACTGGGAGCAATGGCGGTCAAGTCCTTCCCAACGTCCAAGAGCGAGATCGGTTAGCGTCGATGCTTGGAATCAATGATCTTCTTTATCCCGACCGGAGGATCGCCGAGTTTTGCAGATCGAAAGAGATTCCCGTCATTGCGCTTGCAACGGCCTTGGGCGACTACACAAGGCGCGTGCAAGCAGACATTCACGGTATAGAGGGAAACATTGGATACGGGCATTGGAACAAGCTCGGTCATCAGGTCGCCGGCACCGAGTTGGGGCGAAGGATGTGCGAACTGCGATAG
- a CDS encoding carbamoyltransferase: protein MVNILGISAFYHDSAACLVQDGDIVAAAQEERFTRKKHDESFPAQAMEFCLEFAGITRDDIDHVVFYDKPLLTFERLLETYIDFAPRGFRSYLKAMPVWLTENLWTRETIRKQTGFEGKVLFTEHHQAHAASAFFPSPFEHAAILTIDGVGEWATSSYGIGNGNELDILAELRFPHSLGLLYSAFTYFTGFKVNSGEYKLMGLAPYGEPVYVKTILDNLIDLRGDGSLRLNMEYFDFAAGLRMTNKKFAALFGGPERSPETKWTQREMNLARSVQEVTEMAMLRMANHLHKETGETNLCLAGGVALNCVANGRILRETPFENIWIEPAAGDAGGALGAALSVWHQYLGNERKVGPRDSIKGSLLGPEFSKAVVRKVLDDAGAVYLELAETKMIDRVARLLADGKIVGWFQGRMEFGPRALGGRSILGDPRSAEMQSRMNLKIKFRESFRPFAPAVLRERASEYFDLDSDSPYMLLVAAVSERQRVAASDDGVRGLDKLRIPRSRIPAVTHVDHSARVQTVTREGNARFFDLITRFGEITGDPVLINTSFNVRGEPIVCTPADAFRCFMRTGMDYLVLGDIVLDKNDQTAAIAMESDWHAEFPLD, encoded by the coding sequence ATGGTAAATATTCTCGGTATATCGGCGTTTTATCACGACTCGGCAGCTTGTCTCGTTCAGGACGGCGACATTGTCGCGGCGGCGCAGGAGGAACGTTTTACACGCAAGAAGCACGACGAGAGTTTTCCGGCGCAGGCGATGGAGTTTTGTCTCGAATTCGCGGGCATTACCCGCGACGATATCGACCACGTCGTTTTCTATGACAAGCCTCTCTTGACCTTTGAGAGGCTGCTCGAGACTTACATCGACTTTGCACCACGCGGCTTTCGTTCGTATCTGAAAGCGATGCCGGTTTGGTTGACCGAGAACCTCTGGACACGCGAAACGATCAGAAAGCAGACAGGCTTCGAAGGCAAGGTGCTATTCACCGAACATCACCAAGCTCATGCAGCGTCGGCTTTTTTCCCCTCGCCGTTTGAACACGCTGCGATTCTGACCATAGACGGCGTCGGCGAATGGGCGACGTCGAGCTACGGCATAGGCAATGGAAATGAACTCGATATTCTCGCGGAATTGCGTTTTCCACACTCGCTCGGACTACTGTATTCAGCGTTCACGTATTTTACGGGTTTCAAGGTCAACTCGGGCGAATATAAGCTGATGGGCTTGGCTCCATACGGCGAGCCGGTTTATGTGAAGACGATCTTGGACAATCTGATCGATCTGCGCGGCGACGGCTCGCTGAGGCTGAATATGGAATATTTTGACTTTGCAGCTGGTCTCAGGATGACAAACAAGAAGTTTGCAGCCTTGTTCGGCGGCCCGGAACGAAGTCCCGAGACTAAATGGACACAGCGTGAGATGAACCTGGCACGTTCCGTACAAGAAGTTACGGAAATGGCTATGCTCCGGATGGCAAACCACTTGCACAAAGAGACTGGCGAGACCAATCTATGCCTCGCCGGCGGCGTTGCTTTGAATTGCGTTGCGAACGGCCGAATTTTGCGGGAAACGCCGTTCGAGAACATTTGGATCGAACCCGCGGCGGGTGATGCCGGCGGGGCTCTCGGAGCGGCCCTTTCGGTTTGGCACCAATATCTTGGGAACGAGAGAAAGGTTGGCCCGAGAGATTCGATAAAGGGTTCGCTGCTCGGGCCGGAATTTTCAAAAGCGGTTGTTCGGAAAGTTTTGGATGATGCGGGAGCGGTGTATCTGGAGCTGGCGGAGACCAAAATGATCGATCGAGTCGCCAGGCTTTTGGCCGATGGAAAGATCGTCGGATGGTTTCAGGGACGGATGGAGTTTGGTCCACGTGCACTTGGCGGACGGAGTATTTTAGGCGATCCGCGTTCGGCGGAGATGCAGTCGAGAATGAACCTGAAGATCAAGTTCCGCGAATCTTTCCGGCCTTTCGCACCTGCGGTGTTACGTGAACGAGCAAGCGAATATTTCGATCTCGATTCCGACTCGCCGTACATGCTGCTCGTTGCCGCGGTAAGTGAACGGCAGCGTGTTGCGGCGTCGGACGATGGCGTTCGGGGGCTCGACAAACTGCGAATTCCACGCTCGCGTATCCCTGCGGTCACACATGTAGATCATTCGGCCCGCGTGCAGACCGTTACTCGTGAGGGAAATGCTCGGTTCTTCGACCTGATCACGAGGTTTGGTGAAATTACCGGCGATCCGGTTTTGATCAACACATCATTCAATGTGCGCGGCGAACCAATCGTCTGCACACCGGCGGACGCGTTTCGATGTTTCATGCGAACCGGTATGGACTATCTCGTGTTGGGAGACATTGTGCTCGATAAGAACGATCAGACGGCTGCGATCGCAATGGAAAGCGACTGGCATGCGGAGTTTCCGCTGGATTAG
- a CDS encoding dihydroorotase, translating to MKLLITNGHLIDPAAEENTGMNILIEDGKIAAWLRPNEPTPSDCEVFDASGLLVAPGFIDMHVHLREPGQEHKETIASGCAAAVAGGWASVCPMPNTNPVNDNAAITRYMIEQAERAGLANVFPIGAITKSSDGSELAEMGEMKAAGAVAVSDDGRPVPNAGIMRRAMQYARDFDLPVIDHCEDKSLSSGGVMHEGRISLLLGLKGMPALAEDIDAVRDIILAADTGAHVHIAHVSTQGAVDAVRRAKAEGLKVTCEVTPHHFTLTDKAVEGYDTNTKMAPPLRSEEHREAVIEGIKDGTIDAIATDHAPHHADEKALEYDRAPMGITGLETALGLAFNELVHKGVIDLVRLVQLCSTNPAKIFRLKERGTIRPGSIADITIIDPDLQWTYRNADSKSKSRNSPFDGWQFTGGAVATIVGGRIVYRR from the coding sequence ATGAAGTTACTGATCACAAACGGCCATCTCATCGACCCGGCGGCTGAAGAAAACACGGGGATGAACATCCTCATCGAGGATGGCAAGATCGCGGCGTGGCTGCGGCCGAACGAACCGACGCCCAGCGATTGCGAAGTGTTTGACGCCAGCGGGCTGCTTGTGGCTCCGGGTTTTATTGACATGCACGTGCATCTGCGGGAGCCGGGACAGGAGCATAAAGAAACGATCGCGAGCGGTTGTGCGGCGGCTGTAGCTGGCGGTTGGGCGAGCGTTTGTCCGATGCCGAATACTAATCCCGTCAACGACAATGCTGCGATCACGCGTTACATGATCGAGCAGGCGGAACGCGCGGGCCTCGCGAATGTGTTCCCGATCGGCGCCATTACAAAATCTTCCGACGGCAGCGAACTCGCTGAAATGGGCGAGATGAAAGCGGCCGGTGCAGTTGCCGTCTCGGATGATGGCCGGCCTGTGCCGAACGCGGGAATTATGCGGCGGGCGATGCAGTATGCACGCGATTTTGATCTACCGGTGATCGATCATTGCGAAGACAAATCGCTTTCCAGCGGCGGCGTGATGCACGAAGGCCGCATTTCCCTGCTGCTCGGCCTCAAAGGAATGCCGGCCCTCGCCGAAGACATTGACGCTGTCCGCGACATCATCCTTGCCGCCGATACCGGAGCTCACGTTCACATCGCGCATGTCTCGACGCAAGGGGCCGTTGACGCAGTCCGCCGGGCGAAAGCCGAGGGCCTGAAAGTTACGTGCGAAGTCACGCCGCACCACTTTACGCTTACAGATAAAGCGGTCGAGGGCTACGACACCAATACCAAAATGGCTCCGCCTTTACGCTCCGAGGAGCATCGCGAAGCCGTGATCGAGGGAATAAAAGACGGCACGATCGACGCGATTGCCACGGACCATGCTCCGCATCACGCGGATGAGAAGGCACTTGAATACGACCGGGCCCCGATGGGCATTACGGGGCTCGAAACAGCGCTCGGCCTGGCCTTTAATGAGCTTGTCCACAAAGGCGTCATCGATCTCGTTCGGCTAGTACAATTATGTTCCACGAATCCTGCGAAGATCTTCCGCCTTAAAGAGCGCGGAACGATCCGTCCGGGCTCGATCGCAGATATTACGATCATCGACCCCGACCTGCAATGGACGTACCGCAACGCAGACTCCAAATCCAAGTCCCGCAACTCCCCGTTCGACGGCTGGCAATTCACAGGCGGAGCCGTCGCGACCATCGTCGGCGGCCGAATTGTCTATCGCCGCTAA